The DNA region GAATGGGTGGCGCTGCGCAGCTGGGCCTGCGTGGCGCGCTCTTCAGCCCGCGCCGCGCGCAGGCTGAAGATTGACAATCCGCCGTTGAAAATATTGAGACCGATGCTGGTGCCGAAACTGTATGACTCGTCGTGCGGTATGATGCTTTCGTCGTCGCTGAGCCCGTAATCGGCCGAGACCGACCAGGTCGGCAGAAATTCGGCCCGGGCGACGCGGATGGCTTCGCGCGCGATCACGCACTGGATATCGGCGTTGCGGTATTCTGGTGTCATTTTGACCATCTCCTCAAAATCGGGCGGGGTGGGGGGCGCGACGCGTTGCCAGTCGCCGGTTACCGCGATTTTTGCGTTGTCCTGCCGGCCGAGCGCCTTGTTCAGTTTGCGCCGGGCAACGTTTATTTGCCGCTTGGCCTCCAGAACATCCAGCAGGGCCTGGTTGTAAAAAGCCTGGCTGCGCAGGAGCGAGCCGCGGTCTTCGGTTCCGGCCTTAAAACGCATTTCAATCAATGACAGATTTTCTTTCCGGCGTTCGGCGATTTTTTCGTAAAGAACCAGGGCATCCTGGGCGAACAACAGCGCGGCGAATGTGTCCCTGATATCGGCGCTCAGGTTGGCCTTGATGCGCTGGAGGTTGATCTCGGTCTGGTTGAAACGCGCGCGGCTCTGCCTCAGGCGGGCGATATCCTGCAGGCCGTTGAAGATATTCTGGCTTGCCGATATGCCCGCCCGGTAGGAAGTGGTGGCCTGGTAGCCGGTATCCAGCTCCTGATTGTTCCGCCGCGCGCTGCCGCTGGCCGAGAGTTGCGGCAGGAAGGGGCTGTAACTTCCGAGGAGGTTGGCCCGTGCCGCGTTGACCCCTTCCCGGGCCGCGTAAAGTTCCGGGTTGTTTTCAGCCGCTTCGCGCACGCATTCCTCAAATGTCAGAGGATTTTGCGCCGTCGTATTTGTGCCGTCAACGGCGGAAGATTGGCCGATTGCCAGCGCCGCCGCGCATAAGAACAAAAAACTCGTTTTCACTGCTTCCCTTTCAGGCCGCGGGGTTATATCTTTTCAGACGCC from Kiritimatiellia bacterium includes:
- a CDS encoding TolC family protein; the encoded protein is MKTSFLFLCAAALAIGQSSAVDGTNTTAQNPLTFEECVREAAENNPELYAAREGVNAARANLLGSYSPFLPQLSASGSARRNNQELDTGYQATTSYRAGISASQNIFNGLQDIARLRQSRARFNQTEINLQRIKANLSADIRDTFAALLFAQDALVLYEKIAERRKENLSLIEMRFKAGTEDRGSLLRSQAFYNQALLDVLEAKRQINVARRKLNKALGRQDNAKIAVTGDWQRVAPPTPPDFEEMVKMTPEYRNADIQCVIAREAIRVARAEFLPTWSVSADYGLSDDESIIPHDESYSFGTSIGLNIFNGGLSIFSLRAARAEERATQAQLRSATHSILAALEERFTGWQNAVERARLQDELLSAAQTRMEIAQIKYSNGMMTFQDWDTIGNDLIANQKSMLEREFGAVSAQAAWEKAVGFSVLPGAEHTGKAGK